The following proteins come from a genomic window of Flavobacterium crocinum:
- a CDS encoding inorganic diphosphatase: protein MTADKLTTFDVLIEIPRGSRNKYEYDFEIKRMRFDRMLFSSMMYPADYGFIPETLALDGDPLDVLVLVNEPTFPGCVMEVKPIGVFHMADDKGPDEKIICVPVSDPIWNSLTDLSDINPHLVKEIEHFFQVYKDLENKKVDVEGWGDVKEAFDIIAECTKRFNDIENKPEGLFSIK from the coding sequence ATGACCGCAGACAAATTAACGACTTTCGATGTCTTAATCGAAATACCAAGAGGAAGCAGAAATAAATACGAGTACGATTTTGAAATTAAAAGAATGCGTTTCGACAGAATGTTATTCTCATCAATGATGTACCCAGCTGATTACGGATTTATTCCGGAAACTTTAGCTTTAGACGGAGATCCTCTTGACGTATTAGTTTTGGTAAACGAGCCAACTTTCCCTGGATGTGTGATGGAAGTGAAGCCAATTGGAGTTTTCCACATGGCAGATGACAAAGGACCAGACGAGAAAATTATTTGTGTACCAGTTTCAGACCCAATTTGGAATTCATTAACTGATTTATCAGATATCAACCCTCACTTAGTAAAAGAAATCGAGCACTTCTTCCAGGTTTACAAAGATCTTGAAAACAAAAAAGTAGATGTTGAAGGATGGGGAGACGTAAAAGAAGCATTCGATATTATTGCTGAATGTACTAAGCGTTTTAACGATATTGAAAATAAACCAGAGGGATTATTTAGTATTAAATAA